One Pararge aegeria chromosome 4, ilParAegt1.1, whole genome shotgun sequence DNA segment encodes these proteins:
- the LOC120623358 gene encoding glycerophosphodiester phosphodiesterase GDPD6-like → MDRRVFLVLTCVCFLVNVAKVLATQQTSELNRRGADDCKPAVVAHRGASGYVSEHTLGSYALAITMGADYVEPDLVITKDGHLIARHENELGVSTDIAQRPEFASRRRTQRVSGSLVNGWFSEDFTLAEIKILRSTEPMPITRRANTRMDRSLDVPTFQEIINLVKALEKVENRSIGVYPELKYSSHFQRLGLPMEQKVVDIFHRNGYIGRNAPAFIQSFEVSNLKELKNITEIRLVQLFDAKSKVPFDQSELGNNLTYGQMATPTGLADVASYASAVGPAKSYIIPRDAFNNLGQPTSFVSDAHAVGLQVTPWTFRAENLFLPREFQIGNNIYDFGDLENEIKAFIDAGIDGFFVDQPDILVRVRGPC, encoded by the coding sequence atgGACAGACGTGTATTTCTAGTGTTAACATGTGTGTGTTTTCTTGTAAATGTAGCAAAAGTATTGGCTACCCAACAAACTAGTGAACTAAATAGACGAGGTGCTGATGACTGTAAACCTGCTGTTGTGGCTCATCGGGGCGCCAGTGGTTATGTTTCAGAACACACTCTCGGTTCTTACGCTTTAGCCATAACAATGGGAGCTGACTATGTAGAGCCAGACCTTGTAATAACAAAAGATGGTCATCTCATTGCAAGGCATGAAAACGAACTAGGAGTCTCAACCGATATAGCCCAACGTCCTGAATTTGCTTCACGGCGACGAACACAAAGAGTCAGCGGAAGTCTAGTGAACGGGTGGTTTTCAGAAGACTTTACACTTgcagaaataaaaattctaagaAGTACAGAACCCATGCCCATCACAAGGAGGGCTAACACTCGAATGGATAGATCGTTAGACGTACCGACGTTTCAAGAAATAATCAATTTGGTCAAAGCTCTAGAAAAAGTAGAGAATCGCTCTATTGGCGTCTATCCAGAATTGAAATACAGTAGCCATTTTCAACGCCTTGGATTACCAATGGAACAGAAAGTGGTTGACATTTTTCATAGAAATGGATACATCGGAAGGAACGCTCCTGCTTTCATTCAATCTTTCGAAGTCAGCAATCTGAaagaactgaaaaatattacCGAAATTAGATTAGTTCAATTATTTGACGCAAAATCTAAGGTACCATTCGATCAGTCTGAACTAGGGAACAATCTCACTTACGGACAAATGGCAACTCCAACTGGACTTGCAGATGTAGCTAGTTACGCTTCTGCCGTGGGACCGGCAAAAAGCTATATTATTCCTAGAGATGCTTTTAACAACTTGGGGCAACCGACGAGCTTTGTCAGCGACGCACACGCTGTAGGTTTGCAAGTAACTCCCTGGACATTTCGCgctgaaaatttatttttgccgCGAGAATTTCAAAttggtaataatatttatgattttgGAGATctagaaaacgaaataaaagcGTTTATAGACGCTGGTATAGATGGTTTTTTTGTCGATCAGCCTGATATACTAGTTCGTGTAAGAGGTCCTTGTTAA
- the LOC120623357 gene encoding glycerophosphodiester phosphodiesterase GDPD6-like isoform X2 yields MLSFAGVLGLLAIGIVTIVFATPAVSTTGKTQSHDRGPDSCTPVIIAHRGASGYAPEHTLGSYSLAITMGADYVEPDLVMTKDRHLISRHDNELGLTTDVANHTEFADRYRTQKIDSNEVSGWFTEDFTLAEIKTLRAIERIPDIRPGNARMDGAFQVITFQEIIDLVKSLQISQRRTIGIYPEIKHSNHFKKLGLPMEELVVNTFHQNGYLDSDAPVYIQSFEINNLKELKKITNLRLLQLYDSKSLEPADQVLLGANITYGSMSTPEGLAEVAKYASAVGPDKSYIIPRNADNSLGDPTSFVADAHAVGLKVHPYTFRAENTFLPEEYQSDNPSKGARGDLTGELQRYIGAGIDGLFSDQPDIPLRIRGPCL; encoded by the coding sequence ATGTTAAGTTTCGCTGGTGTTCTGGGCCTTCTGGCAATCGGAATAGTGACAATTGTCTTTGCAACTCCTGCGGTATCCACGACTGGGAAGACTCAGTCACATGACCGTGGCCCCGATTCTTGCACACCTGTCATTATAGCGCATCGTGGTGCAAGCGGATATGCACCCGAACATACACTTGGCTCATATTCACTTGCAATAACTATGGGTGCCGACTACGTTGAACCTGACCTTGTAATGACGAAGGATAGACATCTTATATCAAGGCACGATAACGAATTGGGATTGACAACAGACGTCGCAAACCATACCGAGTTCGCGGACCGTTATCGAACGCAAAAAATTGACAGTAATGAAGTGAGTGGCTGGTTTACTGAAGATTTTACATTGGCAGAAATCAAAACCTTGAGAGCAATCGAAAGAATCCCAGATATCAGACCAGGTAACGCTAGAATGGACGGCGCTTTTCAAGTAATAACGTTCCAAGAAATTATCGATCTAGTAAAAAGTTTACAAATTAGTCAACGTCGAACGATTGGTATCTATCCGGAGATAAAGCATAGTAATCATTTTAAAAAGTTGGGACTACCGATGGAGGAATTGGTTGTGAACACCTTCCATCAAAACGGTTACTTAGATTCTGACGCACCTGTATATATTCAAtcctttgaaataaataatttaaaagaactgaagaaaataacaaatctaAGACTATTGCAGCTATACGACAGTAAATCCTTAGAGCCAGCTGACCAAGTTTTATTGGGAGCAAATATTACATATGGCAGTATGTCTACACCAGAAGGGTTAGCGGAAGTAGCAAAATATGCTTCTGCAGTAGGACCTGACAAGAGCTATATTATTCCTCGTAATGCTGATAATAGTTTAGGAGACCCAACAAGTTTTGTCGCTGATGCTCATGCTGTGGGACTAAAGGTGCACCCTTATACTTTCCGCGCGGAAAACACATTCCTGCCCGAGGAATATCAAAGTGATAATCCTTCGAAAGGAGCCCGAGGAGATTTGACTGGAGAACTGCAACGGTATATTGGGGCTGGTATTGATGGTCTTTTCTCTGATCAACCTGACATACCCTTGCGTATACGTGGACCATGTTTGTGA
- the LOC120623357 gene encoding glycerophosphodiester phosphodiesterase GDPD6-like isoform X1 → MSIQINRKMLSFAGVLGLLAIGIVTIVFATPAVSTTGKTQSHDRGPDSCTPVIIAHRGASGYAPEHTLGSYSLAITMGADYVEPDLVMTKDRHLISRHDNELGLTTDVANHTEFADRYRTQKIDSNEVSGWFTEDFTLAEIKTLRAIERIPDIRPGNARMDGAFQVITFQEIIDLVKSLQISQRRTIGIYPEIKHSNHFKKLGLPMEELVVNTFHQNGYLDSDAPVYIQSFEINNLKELKKITNLRLLQLYDSKSLEPADQVLLGANITYGSMSTPEGLAEVAKYASAVGPDKSYIIPRNADNSLGDPTSFVADAHAVGLKVHPYTFRAENTFLPEEYQSDNPSKGARGDLTGELQRYIGAGIDGLFSDQPDIPLRIRGPCL, encoded by the exons ATGAGTATTCAG ATAAACAGGAAAATGTTAAGTTTCGCTGGTGTTCTGGGCCTTCTGGCAATCGGAATAGTGACAATTGTCTTTGCAACTCCTGCGGTATCCACGACTGGGAAGACTCAGTCACATGACCGTGGCCCCGATTCTTGCACACCTGTCATTATAGCGCATCGTGGTGCAAGCGGATATGCACCCGAACATACACTTGGCTCATATTCACTTGCAATAACTATGGGTGCCGACTACGTTGAACCTGACCTTGTAATGACGAAGGATAGACATCTTATATCAAGGCACGATAACGAATTGGGATTGACAACAGACGTCGCAAACCATACCGAGTTCGCGGACCGTTATCGAACGCAAAAAATTGACAGTAATGAAGTGAGTGGCTGGTTTACTGAAGATTTTACATTGGCAGAAATCAAAACCTTGAGAGCAATCGAAAGAATCCCAGATATCAGACCAGGTAACGCTAGAATGGACGGCGCTTTTCAAGTAATAACGTTCCAAGAAATTATCGATCTAGTAAAAAGTTTACAAATTAGTCAACGTCGAACGATTGGTATCTATCCGGAGATAAAGCATAGTAATCATTTTAAAAAGTTGGGACTACCGATGGAGGAATTGGTTGTGAACACCTTCCATCAAAACGGTTACTTAGATTCTGACGCACCTGTATATATTCAAtcctttgaaataaataatttaaaagaactgaagaaaataacaaatctaAGACTATTGCAGCTATACGACAGTAAATCCTTAGAGCCAGCTGACCAAGTTTTATTGGGAGCAAATATTACATATGGCAGTATGTCTACACCAGAAGGGTTAGCGGAAGTAGCAAAATATGCTTCTGCAGTAGGACCTGACAAGAGCTATATTATTCCTCGTAATGCTGATAATAGTTTAGGAGACCCAACAAGTTTTGTCGCTGATGCTCATGCTGTGGGACTAAAGGTGCACCCTTATACTTTCCGCGCGGAAAACACATTCCTGCCCGAGGAATATCAAAGTGATAATCCTTCGAAAGGAGCCCGAGGAGATTTGACTGGAGAACTGCAACGGTATATTGGGGCTGGTATTGATGGTCTTTTCTCTGATCAACCTGACATACCCTTGCGTATACGTGGACCATGTTTGTGA